A window of Methanoregula sp. genomic DNA:
GTCCCGGACAATACCTTCCCTGCCAAGCGCAGCAAGGAACGTCTTCCGGTCATCAGGGTTCAGGTAGATCTGTCCGGCAATGTCCCTGCCGATCAGTTCATCTGTGGTATTGTAACCGAACAGTTCTGCACCGAAAGGAGACATCATGACAAGCTTGCCATCCTGGTCGGTCCGGTAGAAAACGTCCTGGATGCTGTCAAGGATGGTACGGTATTTCCTTTCGCTTTCGACGAGAGCCTCTTCAGCTTTTTTCCGTTTCCGTATGTTGAACATGAGAACGAGAACACAGATTATGAGGATGAGGATGGCAAGGACCGCGACCACAACCTCAAAAAGGTACAGGTCGAGGATGCCCGGCACTCGGTTGATGACCATGGAGCCTGCCGGGAGCCGGTCAACAGGAATCGAGAACCGATCGAGCTGGTCCTGGTCAAACATATAGATGGTTGTGTCACCTGTATTGACGGGAACTGCCGTTACAGGTTCGCCCTTGAGAACCCGGACTGCCATTGTACCTGCAACCTCGCCTTCGTGCCGGCCGGAGAGGATGCTCCCCCCGATTGCCCCGTGTCCCATGGCCATATCATACATGGAAAAGACCGGCACGGGAGCGTTGGCTTTCAGGAGCGCCATTACCCGGTCATGGTCCATGACCATCCCTGCCCGATCACGGGTAAACGCACTGATGATCACCGAACCTGCGGGAAACGAGCGGACAGTCGTGGCCATCTCATCGAAGGTGATGTTGGTGATATAGATGAATTCCGCACGATCCCTGTACGGGGATTCTGCGTTCCTGATCCGATCTGCTATCCCTCTGCCAGTTTCGGTATCCTCATACAGGATATAGATCCTGCTGGTTGACGGGAAGAGGATGAAAACCGAGGAAAGGGTTTTTTCCGGGGAAATCTCTTCGATCTTACCGGTGATATTGGCGCGCTGGGCAGGGGTCAGGAGCGCGTAATTGTTCACCCCGGAAAAGACCACGGGTGCATCACCGAAGATATCACCGCGGTGTCCGATTACATAATTGAGAGCTGCATCGTCCGTGGTAAGGATCACATCGAACGGGCGGGAGCCATATTTATTGAGGTACACCCCGGTTACGTTGTCAATAGTCTTTTTGTCAGGGTAGTTCTTCCAGTCAAGGTATTCAACCGATACCGAGAGGTTCAGGCCGGATTTTCCGAGTGCATCGATGATCCCGTCCGACTGGCTGGCAGTCCAGACAAACGTGGGGTGGTACGAGTTCAGGACAAGGACGTTACGGACATGGCCGGGCTGATCCGGAAGGGCAAAAACAGGCGATGTAATGAGGCAGAGGAGAAAAAGCACGAGAAGGAATAATCTTTGAAACCTGCCCGAGGATCGCATACCTGGCATCTCACGGCTCACATTCATAATATCCTCATGGAATCACCAAGGAATATTGCCGACAATGTTCACGGAATTTCCCTGCCGTTGGATGTCTTTATATTCTCATTTGATTTAAACGCTGTGACTGCTTCCGCGTGCGGGAAAAAAAATTTATTTGCGGATCCGTTCCGCCATTGCCTTGCCGGCTGCGAATGCTTTGTCCAGCTCGGGAGCGTCCGGGACATAGAGGACTTCTTGCGATCCGACAACCGTGAACCCGGCTGTCTTCAGCTCATCAGCTACGATCCTGACGGCGCCGCCCTTGCCGCCCATAGACCCGAAGGTGAGGGCAAACCGCTCACCGGTCCGGTTGAAGTGTAAGCCCTTGAGATAGTACAGCAGGTCCCCGATGCTCGGGTAGGGCATGTCGTTGAGGGTCGGGACGCCAACCATGATCGCCTTTGAGTCCAGGATGTGCTTGACGATCTCGGAACGCTCGTCATCGTGGAGGTTGAAGACCTTCACGTCGCATCCTCCCGCGATGACCCCTTCTGCTAGCCCGTGGGCGAGCATCTTCGTCGACCCGTGCATGGTGTCGTAGATGATCGTCACCTTGTTCTTCATGGATGAGCCTGATGCCCAGCCCACGTACGCCCCGATGACTTTACCGGGGTCTGTCCAGATCTGTCCGTGCGAGGGGGCGATCATCTTTACCTTCTCGATCAGGCCAAGGCCGGTCAGTTCCTCGGCTTTCTTCAAAAAGAGCGGTGTCAAGGGAACGATCAGGTTGGCGTAAAACTTCTGCGTGGCATCCATCAGGACGTGCTCGGGAATCTCAGTGTCCAGCCGTTTCGCGCAGCAGATGTGCTGGCCGAATGCATCGTTCGGGAAGAGAATCCCCTTCTCCGCGTACAGCGTGAACATCGAGTCCGGCCAGTGGAGGAGCGGTGCCTGGACAAAGGCAAGCGTCTTGTCGCCAAGGTCAAGCGTCTCACCGGTCTTCACATGGTGGAAGTCAGCTCCGGCAAGGGCCGGGAAGTGCTTGAGTAGTCCTTTCTCTGCAATTTCAGTACAGTAGATCGGTGCTTTCGGGAACTTCTTGTGGATCTCGACAAGAGCACCGGAATGGTCCTTCTCCACATGGTTCTGGACGATGATATCGATCTGTTCCTTCTTCCCCTCCTTTACAAATGCGTCGGCAATGCGGGCCCACATCTGGGCAGAGTGGCCCGGGTACACGTTGTCGATCAGCGCGGTCTTTTTACCAAAGACCAGGTAGCAG
This region includes:
- a CDS encoding FprA family A-type flavoprotein; protein product: MKAESYKIADGVYWVGSLDWDLRTYHGYTLDGTSYNCYLVFGKKTALIDNVYPGHSAQMWARIADAFVKEGKKEQIDIIVQNHVEKDHSGALVEIHKKFPKAPIYCTEIAEKGLLKHFPALAGADFHHVKTGETLDLGDKTLAFVQAPLLHWPDSMFTLYAEKGILFPNDAFGQHICCAKRLDTEIPEHVLMDATQKFYANLIVPLTPLFLKKAEELTGLGLIEKVKMIAPSHGQIWTDPGKVIGAYVGWASGSSMKNKVTIIYDTMHGSTKMLAHGLAEGVIAGGCDVKVFNLHDDERSEIVKHILDSKAIMVGVPTLNDMPYPSIGDLLYYLKGLHFNRTGERFALTFGSMGGKGGAVRIVADELKTAGFTVVGSQEVLYVPDAPELDKAFAAGKAMAERIRK
- a CDS encoding PAS domain S-box protein, which translates into the protein MNVSREMPGMRSSGRFQRLFLLVLFLLCLITSPVFALPDQPGHVRNVLVLNSYHPTFVWTASQSDGIIDALGKSGLNLSVSVEYLDWKNYPDKKTIDNVTGVYLNKYGSRPFDVILTTDDAALNYVIGHRGDIFGDAPVVFSGVNNYALLTPAQRANITGKIEEISPEKTLSSVFILFPSTSRIYILYEDTETGRGIADRIRNAESPYRDRAEFIYITNITFDEMATTVRSFPAGSVIISAFTRDRAGMVMDHDRVMALLKANAPVPVFSMYDMAMGHGAIGGSILSGRHEGEVAGTMAVRVLKGEPVTAVPVNTGDTTIYMFDQDQLDRFSIPVDRLPAGSMVINRVPGILDLYLFEVVVAVLAILILIICVLVLMFNIRKRKKAEEALVESERKYRTILDSIQDVFYRTDQDGKLVMMSPFGAELFGYNTTDELIGRDIAGQIYLNPDDRKTFLAALGREGIVRDYEVTLKQKDGTPITVSTSSHINYGPGGTPAGVEGILRDISARKRAEDALRESERKYRAIFDQTYQFTGLLTPEGRILEANRSSLEFIGLQESDVAGKLFWDTPWWVHSEELQAKLRVAVQDAARGEFVRFEATHPGVDGSLHYIDFSIKPVKDESGRVILLIPEGRDITERKRADEALNQATKKLNLLNSITFTDIQNAIFSLSGYFELEKRVTRDEKTQQYLGKQIGIVQKITESLKFANLFQSLGIKSPAWQNVEQSFLHGISHLDISQFCRQLNIRGLEIYADPLLENVFFTLAENVALHGKTATEITFRYQESPEGLTIIFEDNGVGIPSGMKENIFDRHYEEKKGLGLFLVREILSITGISIRETGEAGRGARFEIFVPKGVYRFSPKME